In the Pseudoliparis swirei isolate HS2019 ecotype Mariana Trench chromosome 19, NWPU_hadal_v1, whole genome shotgun sequence genome, one interval contains:
- the tmem129 gene encoding E3 ubiquitin-protein ligase TM129 isoform X2 yields the protein MRDEGRAEEVERSAPGASMESPEISFTLAYVVFSVCVVFTPNEFRSAGFTVQNLFSSWLGSEDMGFIQYHVRRTSMTVLVHSALPLGYYMGMCVAAPEKNLGYIHQVSDTWRAFLLLSLCIQLTSWTLVIYWSRHHWHNHPISRALQAHVQPPHAGWGSVASSINTEFRRIDKFSTGAPGARVFVTDSWVLKVTTYYVYMALQNDCHVTVTESRQHQLSPDLASPAQILTLRVDSINPAVRPFDIRLISTEYAELRDKLNAPIRNSPNVVIHQTMSELFLETFRAQVDLNQQYTLPSGQEVESCIGCMQVPANSKLLRLCQAEGAGNESECQQCFCRPMWCLSCLGRWFASRQDQQRPETWLSSRVPCPTCRATFCILDICAVR from the exons ATGCGGGACGAGGGGCGGGCAGAGGAAGTCGAGAGGAGTGCACCGGGAGCAAGTATGGAGAGCCCCGAGATCTCGTTCACTCTGGCTTATGTCGTCTTCTCTGTCTGCGTCGTGTTTACACCCAACGAGTTCCGCTCGGCCGGTTTCACCGTGCAGAATCTGTTCTCGTCCTGGCTGGGCAGCGAGGACATGGGGTTCATCCAGTACCACGTCCGCAGGACCAGCATGACCGTCCTGGTCCACTCCGCTCTGCCTCTAG GTTACTACATGGGGATGTGTGTCGCCGCTCCAGAGAAAAACCTGGGATATATTCACCAG GTGAGTGACACCTGGAGAGCGTTTCTACTCCTGTCTCTCTGCATCCAGTTGACCAGCTGGACGCTGGTCATCTACTGGTCTCGGCATCACTGGCACAACCACCCGATCAGCCGGGCCCTTCAGGCCCACGTCCAGCCTCCTCACGCCGGCTGGGGCTCAGTGGCATCCAGCATCAACACTGAGTTCAGACGCATAGACAAGTTTTCTACGGGGGCACCTGGAGCCCGAGTTTTCGTCACCGACAGCTGGGTGTTGAAG GTGACCACATATTACGTCTACATGGCCTTACAGAACGACTGTCATGTGACAGTGACAGAGTCCAGGCAGCACCAGCTGAGTCCAGACCTGGCCTCCCCAGCACAGATCTTGACCCTGAGAGTGGACAGCATCAACCCTGCTGTCAGACCCTTTGATATCAG GCTCATCTCTACAGAGTATGCAGAACTCAGGGATAAGCTCAACGCTCCCATCAGGAACTCTCCCAATGTCGTGATCCACCAAACCATGAGTGAACTCTTCCTGGAAACATTCAGAGCTCAAGTGGACCTCAATCAACAGTACACACTCCCCAGTGGACAG GAGGTGGAGTCATGTATAGGCTGCATGCAGGTTCCTGCAAACAGCAAGCTGCTCAGACTCTGCCAGGCAGAAG GAGCCGGTAACGAGTCCGAGTGCCAGCAGTGTTTCTGCAGACCCATGTGGTGTCTGTCCTGTCTGGGTCGATGGTTCGCTAGCCGCCAAGACCAGCAAAGACCTGAGACCTGGTTGTCCAGCAGAGTCCCCTGTCCTACCTGTAGAGCCACATTCTGTATACTGGACATCTGTGCGGTCCGCTGA
- the LOC130209423 gene encoding zona pellucida sperm-binding protein 3-like, protein MKLDCGTDSVTLVWREGRSRADTSLFRLGNCFPTSFSATEAVFSVDFDDCNFRRIVTGDRLMFTNDLTYSSSSDSDPQAFTHPVVCVYERPEDWYPRLHAPIFNTYGLGDLEFHFGLMNADFSGPAESTTFPLGSFIPIMASVAQEAHQPLLLFLEECVAATTPELQPESTLYPIIANEGCLVDSLVSRSKFERRQKSSEIHLSLQAFRFGLGEEVFIHCKLVAWDPNHQDNSKKACHYDQEHGWEQLDNSASRYLCACCDSDCKSRRVRSSASGKRGMAQKAVLGPLTITDVNY, encoded by the exons ATGAAGCTGGACTGCGGAACCGATTCTGTGACGTTGGTGTGGAGGGAGGGCAGGTCCCGGGCCGATACCTCGCTCTTCCGTCTGGGTAACTGCTTCCCCACCAGCTTCTCGGCCACCGAGGCTGTTTTCAGCGTGGACTTCGACGACTGTAACTTCAGGAGAATT GTAACTGGGGATCGCTTGATGTTCACCAACGATCTGACCTACAGTTCCTCTTCTGACTCTGACCCTCAGGCCTTCACTCACCCCGTTGTCTGTGTATATGAGAG gcCTGAAGACTGGTACCCGCGGCTTCATGCCCCAATTTTCAACACGTACGGTCTCGGAGATCTAGAGTTCCACTTTGGCCTCATGAATG ctgactTCTCTGGCCCAGCTGAATCTACTACCTTTCCTCTGGGCTCCTTTATCCCGATCATGGCTAGCGTGGCCCAGGAGGCCCATCAGCCCTTGCTGCTGTTTCTTGAGGAATGCGTAGCGGCTACCACACCGGAGCTGCAGCCTGAAAGCACTTTGTACCCGATAATCGCCAATGAGGG ATGTCTTGTGGACAGTCTGGTATCGCGCTCTAAATTCGAACGAAGGCAAAAATCCTCTGAAATCCACCTTTCCCTTCAAGCCTTTAGGTTTGGTCTCGGTGAAGAG GTGTTTATTCACTGTAAACTTGTGGCTTGGGATCCCAACCATCAGgacaacagcaagaaggcctgCCACTATGACCAAGAGCATGG CTGGGAGCAGTTGGACAACTCTGCCTCCCGCTATCTCTGTGCCTGCTGTGACTCTGACTGCAAGTCCAGGAGGGTCAGGAGTTCAGCATCAG gGAAGCGTGGCATGGCACAAAAAGCTGTCCTTGGGCCGCTGACTatcactgatgtgaattatTGA
- the rnf103 gene encoding E3 ubiquitin-protein ligase RNF103 → MWLKLFFLLLYFIVLFMLARLFEAVVWYEAGMFATQLVDPVTLSYKKLKTILECRGLGYSGLAEKKDVSELVEKSGELTQGELYSAIKKEKEQTEAGDASTTHFSGEMHFYELVEDTKDGIWLVQVIAQDRDALLSQSNWGKMVQKVSQFGIRTGTFNCSNDYRSCIKRGWQRSTLIMSVPQTSASKGKVMLKEYNGRRIETEHIFRWMTSHVAHRIKTLHQSEQLVEEWRSDPAHPVKMFLFAHLSQPPAFFSALSVKFTGRIEFIFVDVRRWDNHSILSEIGVTQSPAYILKMPEGIYRYGNSKGEFLSLAAMDTFLRSIQPEVDDLFVLSLVLINLLAWMDLFITQGATVKRFVVLIRTLGTYNSILLGSWLPVLALLQLPYLETLYGYSLKLLRYADTTTLASLVRADWTFYSSHPALFLSTYLAHGLLVDYFEKKRRCGIRSQEDNTTNMEWLASLWDWYTSYLLHPIASLQQVPSDNSDWEDDPNLLLERLAFPDLWLRPLINTDYIKALPTWSFRAVGEDTEGEEEEEEEEEEEEEEESGRLDKEPDSLQSDTESREQMDSPPHSSSRQERCVCGQDRNTQLPVCNNMAAICCPHGNRGSPSANGAPKGGRPCDWSLWPCGMLRCSECVVCLETFAGEELLTGLPCGHAFHQHCIVVWLAGGRHCCPVCRWPSYRKKQQRAAQSAAQVPLQD, encoded by the exons ATGTGGTTGAAgctcttcttcctgctcctgTATTTCATAGTGCTATTCATGCTAGCGAGGCTCTTTGAGGCGGTAGTTTGGTATGAGGCCGGTATGTTCGCCACTCAGCTGGTTGACCCAGTCACTCTCAGTTATAAGAAGTTGAAGACCATCCTGGAGTGTCGAGGGTTGGGATACTCCGGTCTGGCGGAGAAGAAGGACGTCAGCGAGCTGGTCGAGAAATCCG GAGAGTTGACGCAAGGCGAGCTGTACTCGGCCatcaagaaagagaaggagcagacggaggcAGGAGATGCCAGCACAACACACTTCAGTGGAGAGATGCACTTCTATGAATTAGTGGAGGACACTAAAGATGGGATATGGCTGGTTCAG GTCATTGCCCAGGACCGGGACGCTCTGCTCAGTCAGTCCAACTGGGGGAAGATGGTGCAGAAAGTGTCTCAGTTTGGGATCAGAACTGGAACCTTTAACTGCTCTAATGACTACAG GTCATGTATCAAGCGCGGATGGCAGCGCTCCACTCTGATCATGTCCGTTCCCCAGACCTCGGCATCGAAGGGTAAAGTCATGCTCAAAGAGTACAACGGCCGTCGCATTGAAACGGAGCACATCTTCCGCTGGATGACCTCACACGTGGCCCATCGAATCAAAACCCTGCATCAGTCTgagcagctggtggaggagtGGCGCTCTGACCCGGCCCACCCGGTGAAGATGTTTCTGTTCGCCCATCTCTCCCAGCCGCCCGCCTTCTTCTCCGCGTTGTCTGTCAAGTTCACCGGCAGGATTGAGTTCATCTTCGTGGATGTACGTCGCTGGGACAACCACAGCATCCTATCGGAGATTGGTGTGACACAGAGCCCCGCCTACATTCTCAAGATGCCTGAGGGCATCTATCGCTATGGCAACAG tAAGGGGGAGTTCTTGTCCCTGGCTGCCATGGATACTTTTCTACGATCGATCCAGCCGGAGGTCGATGATCTGTTTGTCCTCAGTCTGGTCCTCATCAACTTGCTAGCCTGGATGGACCTCTTCATCACACAG GGAGCAACAGTGAAACGATTTGTAGTTCTGATCCGCACTCTTGGAACCTACAACTCCATCCTGCTGGGGTCCTGGCTTCCTGTTCTG gctctcctccagctgcccTATCTGGAAACTCTGTACGGTTATAGTCTGAAGCTGCTTCGGTATGCTGACACCACCACTTTGGCCAGCCTGGTGAGAGCCGACTGGACCTTCTACTCATCCCACCCGGCTCTCTTCCTGTCCACCTACCTGGCCCACGGCCTGCTGGTCGACTACTTTGAGAAGAAACGCCGCTGTGGCATCAGGAGCCAAGAGGACAACACCACCAACATGGAGTGGCTGGCCAGTCTGTGGGACTGGTACACTTCCTATCTGCTCCACCCAATCGCATCGCTGCAGCAGGTCCCGTCTGACAACTCCGACTGGGAGGATGACCCCAACCTCTTATTAGAGCGTTTGGCTTTTCCCGACCTCTGGCTCCGCCCTTTAATTAACACAGACTATATTAAAGCCCTGCCAACCTGGAGCTTCCGAGCTGTCGGGGAGGacacggagggggaggaggaggaggaggaagaggaagaggaagaggaggaggaggagtctgggaGGCTGGATAAAGAGCCGGATAGTTTACAGTCAGACACAGAGAGCAGGGAGCAGATGGATTCCCCTCCACATAGCAGCAGCAGacaagagaggtgtgtgtgcggtcAGGACCGCAACACACAGCTCCCGGTGTGCAACAACATGGCCGCCATCTGCTGTCCACACGGGAACAGAGGCTCGCCGTCCGCCAACGGGGCACCGAAGGGCGGCCGTCCCTGTGATTGGTCGCTGTGGCCCTGTGGCATGCTGCGCTGCTCCGAGTGCGTGGTGTGTCTGGAGACGTTTGCGGGCGAGGAGCTGCTGACGGGTCTGCCCTGTGGCCACGCCTTCCACCAGCACTGCATCGTGGTGTGGCTGGCAGGAGGCAGGCACTGCTGCCCGGTGTGCCGCTGGCCCAGCTACAGGAAGAAGCAGCAGAGAGCCGCACAGAGCGCTGCTCAGGTCCCACTGCAGGACTGA
- the tmem129 gene encoding E3 ubiquitin-protein ligase TM129 isoform X1, whose product MRDEGRAEEVERSAPGASMESPEISFTLAYVVFSVCVVFTPNEFRSAGFTVQNLFSSWLGSEDMGFIQYHVRRTSMTVLVHSALPLGYYMGMCVAAPEKNLGYIHQQVSDTWRAFLLLSLCIQLTSWTLVIYWSRHHWHNHPISRALQAHVQPPHAGWGSVASSINTEFRRIDKFSTGAPGARVFVTDSWVLKVTTYYVYMALQNDCHVTVTESRQHQLSPDLASPAQILTLRVDSINPAVRPFDIRLISTEYAELRDKLNAPIRNSPNVVIHQTMSELFLETFRAQVDLNQQYTLPSGQEVESCIGCMQVPANSKLLRLCQAEGAGNESECQQCFCRPMWCLSCLGRWFASRQDQQRPETWLSSRVPCPTCRATFCILDICAVR is encoded by the exons ATGCGGGACGAGGGGCGGGCAGAGGAAGTCGAGAGGAGTGCACCGGGAGCAAGTATGGAGAGCCCCGAGATCTCGTTCACTCTGGCTTATGTCGTCTTCTCTGTCTGCGTCGTGTTTACACCCAACGAGTTCCGCTCGGCCGGTTTCACCGTGCAGAATCTGTTCTCGTCCTGGCTGGGCAGCGAGGACATGGGGTTCATCCAGTACCACGTCCGCAGGACCAGCATGACCGTCCTGGTCCACTCCGCTCTGCCTCTAG GTTACTACATGGGGATGTGTGTCGCCGCTCCAGAGAAAAACCTGGGATATATTCACCAG CAGGTGAGTGACACCTGGAGAGCGTTTCTACTCCTGTCTCTCTGCATCCAGTTGACCAGCTGGACGCTGGTCATCTACTGGTCTCGGCATCACTGGCACAACCACCCGATCAGCCGGGCCCTTCAGGCCCACGTCCAGCCTCCTCACGCCGGCTGGGGCTCAGTGGCATCCAGCATCAACACTGAGTTCAGACGCATAGACAAGTTTTCTACGGGGGCACCTGGAGCCCGAGTTTTCGTCACCGACAGCTGGGTGTTGAAG GTGACCACATATTACGTCTACATGGCCTTACAGAACGACTGTCATGTGACAGTGACAGAGTCCAGGCAGCACCAGCTGAGTCCAGACCTGGCCTCCCCAGCACAGATCTTGACCCTGAGAGTGGACAGCATCAACCCTGCTGTCAGACCCTTTGATATCAG GCTCATCTCTACAGAGTATGCAGAACTCAGGGATAAGCTCAACGCTCCCATCAGGAACTCTCCCAATGTCGTGATCCACCAAACCATGAGTGAACTCTTCCTGGAAACATTCAGAGCTCAAGTGGACCTCAATCAACAGTACACACTCCCCAGTGGACAG GAGGTGGAGTCATGTATAGGCTGCATGCAGGTTCCTGCAAACAGCAAGCTGCTCAGACTCTGCCAGGCAGAAG GAGCCGGTAACGAGTCCGAGTGCCAGCAGTGTTTCTGCAGACCCATGTGGTGTCTGTCCTGTCTGGGTCGATGGTTCGCTAGCCGCCAAGACCAGCAAAGACCTGAGACCTGGTTGTCCAGCAGAGTCCCCTGTCCTACCTGTAGAGCCACATTCTGTATACTGGACATCTGTGCGGTCCGCTGA